The genomic segment TGCCTTCTTTTTCGAAGGAAACGCCAATCGTATTTGCGCCGCATTCAAAAGCTGCAGCAATACGACTTGCAAGACCATAACCGGTGGAGCAACCGAGAACGAGGACGTTCTTCGGAGCACTCGGAAGTTTGCCGCGTTCTGCCGCCTTCTTTTCGACATAAGCGATTTGGTTTTCCACTTCTTTCGCACAGCCAATCGGATGAGCGTTAATGCACATGTTGCTGCGGATGAGAGGCTTGATAATCATAAGGTTGCTCCTTGTTAATCCTTAAACTTTTTGATGATAACGACGCCGTTGTGCCCGCCGAATCCAAGAGATGCGGACGCTGCACAATCGATGTTTCCAGCAATTCCCACATTCGGCGTATAATCCAAATCGCATTCCGGATCTGGATTTTCCAAATTGATTGTTGCAGGGTAGAATGAATTGGTAATGGCGAGAGTCGTGATAATCGCTTCAATTGCGCCAGCAGCACCGACGCAGTGACCCGTCATACTCTTCGTACTCGAAATTTTGATTTTCTTTGCGTGATCGCCGAGCGCAATTTTAAGCATTGCGGTTTCGGTCAAATCATTCAAATGCGTCGATGTACCATGCGCATTGTAATACTGAATTTCTTCGGGCTGAATTCCCGCATCTTGGATGGCGCGAGTTAATGCTTTCGCACAAGTTTCTCCACCCGGACGCGGACTCGTAATGTGATACGCATCCGCAGATGCACCGTAGCCGGCGAGTTCTGCATAAATGCGAGCACCGCGAGCCTTTGCGTGTTCCAATTCTTCGAGAACTAAAATGCCTCCGCCTTCGCCCATCACAAAACCGGAGCGGTCTTTATCAAATGGGCGCGAAGCTTTTTCTGGTGCGTCGTTGAATTTATCGGTAAGCGCATGCATTCCCGCAAAACTCTTGATGGAGAATTCGGTAATGCCACTTTCCGAACCACCCGCAAGACAAACATCTAAACGTCCAGAACGAATTGTGTCAAAAGCAAGGCCAATCGCATCGGTT from the Hallerella porci genome contains:
- the fabF gene encoding beta-ketoacyl-ACP synthase II, yielding MSKRRVVITGMGTVSPIGKTVPSLWKAIQQGKSGVAPITLFDASNCPVKIAAEIKDFKPEEHGIDPKEARRMSRFTQFLLAAANEAVADAKLSKEDLAAEKTGIVAGNGLSGMDVFDASYAKYIECGKRRASPLAMPELIANEAGANVSIALGITGCAWTIATACASGTDAIGLAFDTIRSGRLDVCLAGGSESGITEFSIKSFAGMHALTDKFNDAPEKASRPFDKDRSGFVMGEGGGILVLEELEHAKARGARIYAELAGYGASADAYHITSPRPGGETCAKALTRAIQDAGIQPEEIQYYNAHGTSTHLNDLTETAMLKIALGDHAKKIKISSTKSMTGHCVGAAGAIEAIITTLAITNSFYPATINLENPDPECDLDYTPNVGIAGNIDCAASASLGFGGHNGVVIIKKFKD